CACGATAGCTGCGCTGCATCCTTAGCGGATGAGGGGGACACCACTGACGGTTCGTACCTTTTAAACATTATAACCCTTGCTGTAGGTGCAATTTAAATttgaaattgatttttgaggaaagcaagtggcgcagtaactgtttcacatatctcggtggacaccggaaccgctccgtaaggtaatgaataaaggagggaatgaaagatgaaaggcagaaagaggtgccgtggtggaggtaTAGCGCCTAGAgtgagggctacggaataatttcgacaacccgcACTTTCAAAATTTAAGCACCTTCTTCATGAATGTTAAAGCGTACCATAAGGTTTTTAGTGGGTTGGCTGTATCGTGCAATGTACCGTCCACTATAAACTAATTACAGGTAACGCTCTCTAATCTTTGGTGTGAGTAATTTACAGGCTAAGCTGCAACCCTCATATTTTGGCGCGTGCGAAAGATGaaaattcaaaattggtttttatttttactttcagCCCTCTTACTTTTTcctgagtagtagtagtaagtgttttttattaaaataataataaaaaggaaggaaaacatttttgctaaccccggcatctgtcatagatactgaagcacctgagatggggcagcagaaataaaggatagcaggcagaatggagaaatgaaatgaaagaggtgaggggacaggaagagaggataggggtgaagtaatatacacaaactatttacacaatacgaaatgtgtccaggttgtgcgcgtgattagttcatgatggagcaataaaaacacacgcgcacagcactgtgttgactacaactggagtgtgCCGTCCAGTTaatcattcaaggtagaactcgcagagcggttcgtcactgcgtgtaactacctggcggagaacagacggtacgtcaagcccgtctgttcgaggaatgcagagaggctcaccaaggttcgctcacgggtgcgcgcagtGCCTTGCaaccacaatagcgtcttgagggagtctggtagtatgcccagcgccctataggccccAAGCATATCGCGAGGAGCATcggtgaacgcggcacagtgaagaagcaggtgttctagtgtttccactgcaccgcatccgtcacacatatcactcgtcgcgattccgtgacgctgcGTGACGCGACGTGACGCGATTCTGTGACGTGACGTGACTCGAATGGGTGACGCTCTTTCGTGAAAATCACTATGTTGTGCATGCCATTTTCAGGAAAGAGTCAGAAGAGGgctgaaagcaaaaataaaaaccaattttgaattttCAAAATTACTATTTTGTGCATGCCATTTTCGGAGTTTCCGGGGTgtgaacccgacctcggcggctgcgtttttatggaggcaaaacgctatggcgcccgtgtgctgtgcgatgtcagtgcacgttaaagatccccaggtggtcgaaattattccggagccctccactacggcacctctttgttcctttcttctttcactggctcctttattccttcacttactgcgcggtttaggtgtcctccgatatatgagacagatactgcgccatttacgttcccgaaaaccaattaatattaatattatgcAGGCCATTTTTCGGCTGCCAATAGAGAACACCGCGTAACTATATAAATGACAATATATCTTCTAGCATTTGCAAAAAGACGGTAATGCCCAGACTGGTGAGCTGCTGCGTGAACATACTGATTGCGATAGATTACACTTCCTGTTCGATGCAAAAACCAACTTTTAAAGGAGTTTATGCGTTGCCAGGGGCAAGTTAGTTAAGTCGGCCATAAAAATCGGTGAGATGTTCCGAACTTTCGAAACTCAGGCGGTAATTTTTAATATACCCAGCAAAGTGAAAAGAGGTAAGCATGAAAACAAAATTATTTCTGATTACATTAAGCTGTCTTACTGCTCATAAATTTCATTCCATTGGCGAAAACAAAAATGTTTGTCGAAATCGGGAGACGGAAATCTCTTCATGTAGAATCATAACGACAGGTTTAGCTTAAGCGCACATTTCAGTATCATAAAAGCAGCCTTACGGCTAAACCAAGTGTAGAAGGCACGTCAGGGCGAAATATGAAATAAGTTTTCTTCTAGTTCGTTATTCTTGGTCGTTCATTGAAAATTTTGTAGAGAAGCAAACAGAGGAGCAGCACGGGATGGGCTTTCTGCCCTTTTCAATTTATAGGATAACGAAGTGTTCCGAAAGAGTACGAGAGGAAGGACTGCAGCTCCAGAGCGACAGCAGGCGGGAAGACCCAGCAAGATGGCGACCACTGCAGGGGTCCTGAACCAAGGACTGCTTCCGCATGGGGAACATCAGAAAAGTTTTTCCTGCTCCTGTTTACTAAAAATAGGCTTTATTGTCAAGCCTTCTAGAATATGCAGCAGTCAACGCTGTCCTCGAAAGAAGTTTTGAGAAAGAAAATAGGCGAAAGACGAAAGAGGAAGATTCTAGCTTAAGGTGTACTTAAACATGCATTATGGTTCCCTCTCCTTTCTACAGGTacatgacaaaagaaaaaaagttgagaAGAAATACTCTAACGGTAATTGCAACGGGTacaagagagagataaaacatttataatttcattgaagtgttctacgagtcaggtaggcggactcctcagttcaggactccggtggcttgggcggatgcctggaccactctgatgatgcgacactggtcctccagaccattgctggtcggggctgcctcccactgctcgtatgatgtctgtaatgattttagatgaggtggtttttggggacaatttcaggaaatgtgaaacagcgtaggcttatcgccgcaccatggacagaaggggcggtatttggaagggtgaatgaagctgtacaagtacatgtgagggaaggtattcgtttgtattcgcctccaaaatgtggcttcttctgtggtgagtttaatatggggagggggatatattctacgatctaacCTAAGCATCTCCAgtcgttccccatagtttgatggtagatgGGTGAGGTATGGGCAAGGATctgctcggtttgttagctcacgagctagatcgtttgccgcctcgttgccttcaagatctgaatggcccggggtccaagtaatgttatggggacattgaagtgtaggtgagaggcccgacggtatgagtagagccgctgtcatttttgggactctccctgtaatgtaatattgacaggctcgcttcgagtcagttattatgtgagctgatttgtccgccagatcacaatgccttatggcaagggcgacggcggaggcttccgccgcggcaggatcctcagcccggagtgaaaAACTCGTCAatagttgaaaattgtggtcaagggcgactgcaacaaagatgctcggttcagtgtacgccgccacgtctacatagactgctttgtgacCTGACTGtagacgccggcgtagatgagtgaccctagcctcccgtctgcctttgtggatttctggatgcatatgttttgggagcggagccaccAAGATCTTTGCACCGAGatgtttgcaggtagggaagtgtgtcgcGAGAGCTCTTTTAGATCTCGTAGTGTACCAATGAAGGTTGCACTGAGATAGGCTAGAATCAGGGAGCAGGGTATCCCAAGCTTGCATAACCCTGATGAACAGGCGCTTTTAAAGGACGGGAACAAAGAGAGGCTCATGGGAGCTGATCACGATGTCATTATTGCTGCCAGGAATAATGTTAAATTAAGGCGCAAAGAAACCAGCATAGAGCTAAGCTGCCAATGTCTAGTGAAGCTttcacattttctttttcttcacattttGGTGCCGTGAACAGGAATTTCGTTAATGGTGCCGTGAACAGGAATACACAGAAAAATATGACTAGTGTGAAACTATTTTATGCGCTAACGATCTATCTAAACGACGGGCCTTGCTGTGATTCGTTGAAAACGTGAAATTGCTACAAATAAATAATGAGAGCCATATTTTTCTGTGTGTTGAGAGATTATTATTGTTCTGCATACTAAAAGCAGCGCGGATTTGTTGGCACGACTAATTTGAAACATGCAATCAAGGAAATGAGGCTTGCTGCGACAGTTTTCTATGAGACTCTTAGATTCATTCAGAAAAATTGCATAATGAGACAAGGCAAAAAAGTTGTAATTTTAATCTGCTCAGCCAAAGAAGACGACTGCTCACTGATGACCCAGACAACCTGCAAGCCGATCACAACTTCACAGAACAGTCAGCTCCTGCAACGTCAGCAACAATCAGGAACTTCCGCACATGAAGCCAGCAGTCTAAACTCAGTTCGTCGAGCTGCACTGCGTCGCCACGTCTACCAATGCACACCACATGGCGCTTGACTACACCTGTCAGCTTCATGTATTCGTCAAGGCCCGTCAAGCATCGAAGCCCCAAGGCGCACCTGACCATCGTTTCCGCTTCCTTGGCTTCGACGCCAGCATTTTCTTGAACGATGCTGAGGACCCTTTCATGTCCCGAGACGAGCTCGACCGCTCGCGCGTTGTAAGGATCGTGGTCACCCATCACGAAGCGTACTGCTCTGGTGACGAGGCTCGCGTTGCGTCTGGTGATGTTCCGGATGACCACGAGCTCTCCGTCACGGTCTTTGCAACTTGGCAGCTCAACCCGGAGGAGGCGGCGATTTCTTTCGATGCCCGACACCAGCGTCTGCAAGAAGGCATTGTTGCTATCGCGGCTGAGCACCGCGAACGAGAGCTCGGAGATGTTTTGGCTGTTGATAACAGCCTTCGCGAAAAACTTGGAGTTGTCTTCGCTCAGAGGCAGCTCTTCGATTGTGATTCTGGTGAGGCCAAGATTCGACGCCAGCGCGTTCACCAGGAGCTTCTCTTTGTCAGGGTCGTGCCGCTGGTCCTCGCGCTCCTGCATGTCGATGTAGACGTGCACTTTTATGTCTTTCAGTGTGCGTGCATCCGCTATGTAGGCAGCCATCAATGCTTGGATCCCATCCAAAAAGCAGTATTGCACGCATAAACGGAGGGAAGTGACGTGGCTGCAGGTAGCGAGGATCGCGAAGGTTCGGCGAAGGATCTCCAAGTTGTCTAGATGCAGAGAGCTTATGGTTAGCGATGTGACTTCGGGACATTCGGGAAGCATGCGTAGGCTACTGATGCTCAGGTGGTGATCTTCAATGTGAATGGCCTTCGCCAAGCGGGAATCACGAATGATTTCGCAAATCACCTTAAGGTCAGCGCATGCTGGAAGATAGCCTATGGAGACGTTTTTAAGGGATTTGTTGAGTGCCAGAGCACGAAAGAACACGCAGCACTCATCCGCTGAGAAACCCAAAAGGTCTATGGAAAGTGCTAAGAGTGTGGTGCTTTCTAGGAGCGCAAAAAACCAGGGATCGATCCTTGTAGCCGCGTCTCCGGTGTCAATGTGTACACCATAGAGGTTAGTGGACACGACGCAGTTTCTCGCCCACGTAACACTTAACGTTCGCAGAGTGAAGTTCCGTGCGATAATTTCGGCAAAGAGGGCTTTGTCTTCGACATCGTAGATATCTATGTCGACGACCAACTCTTCCAGTGTCGTCGTCATTGCAGTGGCCTCGACCAGAGACTCCAGTGCGAACCTGCTGACCTCGGGAGTTCGTACTGTCAACTTCTTGAGCACCGAGGGTTCCTGCGCCAGGTAGACGACGAAGCCGAGCAGGAGGTCTACACAGCCGTAACTGAACACGCAGTCTCCAACGGTTAGGTCACTGATTGTGTCGTTCTGTAAAAGCAAGTCTATGAACTGCCCTTTGCAGTCGTCGCTCATTTCCAGATCAGCGACATCCAGCGCAGACAGGGCGATGCTGCCGGTCTGATGAGGGTGTAGAAGCAGTGGCGATCTGATGGAGAAGCAGAGGTATTTTTCTGCGGCATCTAAACCAGTTTGGTTTGACGGGATGGCAAGGTTCTCCAAGGCCTCAAGCACGCTCGCTTCACAGTACGGAACGCCCGAGATTTTCAGCTTCCTGATGCTGTGCTTGCATTGAAGAAGGCTGAGGAGGAAAGGGTTCCTGGCCACCACAAAAGTGAGCTCCACGGCCACAATGCAGTAATGGTGGGCGAGGACATTTCCGAGGAGAATCATGGCGAGGGTTTCGCAGTCAATTTGTGGGTCTACCGAACGGTACATGAGCTCTTTTCCCGGGGAAATAGCGATGGCTAGTTCCCCCAGGCCATTCTCCTCTCTTATCTCAAGGCCTACGTACCAGAGAACCTCGTTATACTCGGCGATACGCTGAAACAACTGACAAATTGGTGCCGCTTCACTTCTGGTGCAGGGCAAGGTTAACGGCATGCGTTTGTTTGGCATGGTTGTTGACGTAGTTGTCATTTGACGTCCAGCGATGAGAACTTGACTTTCGCTTCAGGATGGCAACTCAAGTGTAGAGCAGGCTTCCGCTTCAAGActgggaagaaaaaagaaaggattcAAGTGAAGAAATTGCGGATGAAACCGTTTTGCGAGGCTAACTGATTGAATATCAAGGACTGGGAACGCAGTAGGAGGCTACAGGTGGTCTTATAGGGTTATCAATAAGGTCAATTTGCTGGGACAGCGTGGCTGGGGCTGGAGTTTAGAGAGCTATGGGAGAAACGCCTGTACAGCAGCGGATTTAGCCCCCATGGTCATAAGGGTCGCCGAGGAATACAGCATGGCTAATTAACGTGGAATTTAGCGGTGTAATCTTAGATGAAGGGCAATCTTGTAAAGCTTGTATCGACTGAAGGAACGAAACTGCAGTGAACAAGATCTCTTACACTGTGCCACTACGACTTACAGCTAGAGGAAAGCTACATGTGCTACGAGGCGGCTGCCAGATGGACAAGATGGGAGTTTGGGCTTGACATCGCCAATTCGATGCTCGCTGTTATTCACCTTACACTCCGTTTTGCTCAGCTTTTAATTTGATTTTCTTCTTGCTCTGCTACGCGCATATGGTTTACAACAGTAGGCGATCTAATGAATTTGGAGGGGCATGTGTGCTTTCCTCGTATTTTATAACAGCCACGTAGTACTAGAACCAACACTTGCGGACGTGTGTAGTTGGCTCGTGAGTTCAAACAGCCCCCTTCTCGAAGCCGTCGCATGACGCTCGTAGCTTCTATCCTACCGCATGTAGTGGGATGAACTTTGTATAATTCTTATGAGTTAAGGACGCAAGTACGCTATCGATAGTATTTAGATGCCTCCTGCAGCCTGGAAGCAAATGCAGCACGgtagaaacttaaaaaaaaatgactgcatGAGAAACAGTATGTTTCAAAAGCGGTAACAGACGGAAGTGAACCATCACAGAACCTGTCATTAATATTTAAAGAACAAGCATCAGGTGGCTTGTCCCGAACAGCCTAGAACAAAGATAAAAAGCCACCAATATTGAAAAAACTCTAGAATAATTTGACAAAGAATGAAGTAAAACGCATGCGTGCCAGGGTTCAAAACACGCATGTAAATCTACTTGGAACTCTTTTATGAAACTGACGTACCTACCCTGACGACTTAACTAGTGGCGTATTGCACATTCAGTGTTCATAGTGATGTTTAGGTTGTATTGCGACCGTCATAACCACAGTCGACATGGAGCTTAAAACATCATTTGAAAAGGACATATCAGGATGTGATTGAAATGAATCGGCTCCTCGCTAAAGCACATATGAGCGACCAGAGCCTGCAGCAAAGGTCAAAATACGCAAGGAAGCTCAGTCTGTATGAGGGGCCGGATAATCTAAATGAGCGCAGCAACCGTTCTTTCGGCAGCTAAGCGTGTTTCAGCCCTGTTCCCAGCttattcgatggaggcgaaatgctgaagCCGGCCGTTTGCTGTgggatgtaagcgcacgttaaagacccgGTGGTTAAAATTATTCTGATGCCCGCCACTTCAgcacctttttctctctctctactgtTACTTCCTCCTTCTTCCCCTACCTCATGGCGTGGTTGAGGGGTCCACCGAGAactgagacatttactgcgccatttcatttcctaaaAAAAATGCCGCCTTGTGAACGCGATTTGTTTTTGCTTCGTAAGAGAGATCTTCACGAAGCGTTATTTGAAGCCCCCTCCCCACTTGTGGTTGGGGAAATGTGGCCGTCAGAAGTTCCTGTGCTCCAGCATGTGCGACTCTGTGTTCCGCTTTGCATGTAAGCACACGTATGCTTCGCACGTTTTTTATGAAAATAATCGAGAGTAAATTGCTCCCTTGAAACTCTCTCCACTTAAACATTTGGTCGACTTCAGCCAGACTCCACTAGAGCATGTGGTCGTCTGAAAACCATTAATTCGCGAGCACATTTGGTTGCAGGTACATTCCGGGGATGTTTGCGGTTATGGCGTTCGGATGCCGAGGCTAAGAGCGCGGGTCCAGTCCCGAAGGCGGTGCCCGGGTTCCGCGAATAAatagaataataattggtttttggggaaaggaaatggcgcagtatctgtctcatatattgggggacacctgaaccgcgccttaaggaaagggataaaagagggcgtgaaagaagaaaggaagaaagaggtgccgtagtggagggctccggaataatttcgaccacctggggatctttaacgtgcaccgacatcgcacagctccTGGACACGTTAGCGTTTTTCATCTATAAaaacctggacagggcgcaaggcAGAAcacagacgcctacaaacaaaggccattcttaaCCCTAACCGATTATGTTTAATAAAGAACGGTAACTATGTCCCTGCATATCCGCGCTGCGGTGAGGCGACGCTCGCCACCCAAGACCGTATATAATGGGGAATGCGCAGGCAAAACCGTTCCGACGACACACTTGCCAGCTCCGTCGGCAGAGGAGTGGGACAAGCTCTTGGTAAGATCAAGAAACACAACGCATCTGGCTCTCATCACGCGAGCTCGAGAGATCCCCCGACGGGGAGCCAGCCTGGcctcgccccagccccaactaatcccttccattttgtggcaataaagttgtcaCCCCCACTATCACCACCTGGCCTTATGTGCACCTTTACCACATCGCTCAGAACACGGCACCCTGCGTCTCGCTTTCATGGAAACGCGGTGGTCACGGTGGGGATTTGGCCCTGCGTTCTAAGGCTCAGCAGTAGTAGTGGTTAGTTGTTATttaggaaagggaaaggcgcagtaactctcaTTTCGCGACGGAGACCTCAACCAAGCCGTGAGAGACGGGCCGCAGTGgcgggctgcggaataatttagaccatctggtgGAGCTTTACCGTTCCCTGAGATCGCACAGAAAACATGGTTTTCCCTCCCGGTGCTGTTCCCGTGTCCGCAGAGAAATGAGACCATCACTACTCCTTCAATTACCTGATAACCAATCACTTTGCATTTTGAAGCTCCGTTAAGTAAAGaagatttcgccgtgcgttgtcAGTTCatcttcaagtgagccagaggtcaagcgtGACTGCAAGCCttgccatatgtggtccaccatggtgtcacaCTACTTGACTTTTTACCTTTTGATTCGCCGGTAGAGgatggtagaataggccgcagcgttcattgggtgaccaacgtCTCGCGATCcaccattaattgaactgccacctgccagggtggcagggtgagcaCGCTGCAAATTATTGTGCAGAAAGCACTTGACGCTACAGACGCCGAGCCgcatctagttgcccgatacaccatagGTTTTGCTCTCTATCAGGTTCGGCAGTTGTCAAACCGTAGCTCATTTTTTACTAGGCGGCCATGCGCCCTGTTATTGAGGCACACTGGTGAGGCTCATTTCGATGTAGGTGGAATGCAAAATTGTGCGCCGGCTGCGCGATATAAGTGAACTGTATGGTCTAAGCGCTCAACTAtgtcatttctttctctcttcctgctttcgctccCTTAAAAGCTCCGCTCTACAACGGTTCGAAGTGAGAGAACTTAGGCACATTGTTGCTGTTGTGGCGACTGCTGGAAAAATGCACAggaattcctctaaaatgaactaatcacgcgcacaacctggacacatttcttattgtgcaaataatttgtacatattacttctcccgctatcctctcttcctgtcccctcacctctttcatttaatttctctattctgcctgctatcctttatttccgctgccccagctcaggtgcagcagtatcgattgcagatgccggggctagcaaaaatcttttccttcctttttactattattttaataaacaaccactaccaccaccaccaccgcccactggctcaagctgagggACAAtcgctgcctcgtgcagacagtagCAGAGTTATGGTATGACAGGAAAGACAGGAAAGGAAAGGAGATATGacaggaaagattgaaagaatgGACGCGCGTCGCACCAAGCGCGTCATCAGAAGCGACGACGACAggttagcaacagatacccccggtgacaaggagctcTCGTCGCATGTGCGAGGGCCCCTAGATACCAGCCGCgaaaggccaggaagccaccacCTCAACTCCCTAAGGCGCGTTCGCACTAGCGTGTCGGGAAGGCTGCGCGACCTTTTCTAGTCGACTTTCTACGGATTTCACGCAGCAAGAAGTGGTCACACAGAGAAGTCGAATACGCGTCCTGCTTCGCGAAACCTTCCCTCTGACCAAGATTTTACGGGTGAGGCGCCGCTCAAGTGCTCTTTTCCTTTGGTGTCTGCTTTCTCGTGCTGTCGTGATCCCTTCAGCCATGGACACACATGACGATTTAATAAAGAGGTAGTGACCATGCTCAAGAATTAATCCCGATTTGGAGGCCCAGAAACCTGCACGACAACAAAAACGAAGCCAGCGGCGGTT
This region of Amblyomma americanum isolate KBUSLIRL-KWMA chromosome 5, ASM5285725v1, whole genome shotgun sequence genomic DNA includes:
- the LOC144134329 gene encoding uncharacterized protein LOC144134329, which codes for MYRSVDPQIDCETLAMILLGNVLAHHYCIVAVELTFVVARNPFLLSLLQCKHSIRKLKISGVPYCEASVLEALENLAIPSNQTGLDAAEKYLCFSIRSPLLLHPHQTGSIALSALDVADLEMSDDCKGQFIDLLLQNDTISDLTVGDCVFSYGCVDLLLGFVVYLAQEPSVLKKLTVRTPEVSRFALESLVEATAMTTTLEELVVDIDIYDVEDKALFAEIIARNFTLRTLSVTWARNCVVSTNLYGVHIDTGDAATRIDPWFFALLESTTLLALSIDLLGFSADECCVFFRALALNKSLKNVSIGYLPACADLKVICEIIRDSRLAKAIHIEDHHLSISSLRMLPECPEVTSLTISSLHLDNLEILRRTFAILATCSHVTSLRLCVQYCFLDGIQALMAAYIADARTLKDIKVHVYIDMQEREDQRHDPDKEKLLVNALASNLGLTRITIEELPLSEDNSKFFAKAVINSQNISELSFAVLSRDSNNAFLQTLVSGIERNRRLLRVELPSCKDRDGELVVIRNITRRNASLVTRAVRFVMGDHDPYNARAVELVSGHERVLSIVQENAGVEAKEAETMVRCALGLRCLTGLDEYMKLTGVVKRHVVCIGRRGDAVQLDELSLDCWLHVRKFLIVADVAGADCSVKL